The following DNA comes from Caulobacter sp. X.
TCCGCGATCACCATCGAGAGCGCCCGCGCCAGTTTTTCGAATCCCCCGGCCTGCGCCGTCACCGACAGGGAGATCTTCGCGCCGTCGACGCTGGCGAACGTCCGCGGCGCCGAAGCCCCCTGATAGTAGCCCGTATTCCCGGCCGTGGCGGGATCGTAGTCGGCGGAAGAGAAGTCGACGGGCGCGGCGTCGACCGCTTCGCCGCCGAACAGATAGACGCCGCCCACCTGACTGTTGAGCTGGGTCTGCAGATCGTCCAGCCAGCCGCGGGCATAGGCCTCCAGGCTGTCGGCGTCCAGGTTGGCGCCGCTGATCTGGGCGGCCAGCTGCGACTTGATCGTATCAGCCAGGTCCGCGATGTCGCCCACCGCCGCATAGGCCGATTGCACATAGGCCGACGCGCTCTGGGCGGCGGCGTTGTCGGCCGCCAGCCGGGTCGACTGGCTGGAGAGCCGCAGCAGAGAGGCGGCGTCAGCGCCCAGACCGCCGAACGAGGTCGACTTCAGACCGGTGGACTCCTGGGTCTGCTGGTCGGCCAGCTTGGCCTGGGTGCGCAGGCTGGCGGCGATCAGGGCGTTGGCGTGCGAGAAGGTGCCGATCCGGGTGATCATCGCGACGCCTCAATTGACCATGTTCATCAAGACGTCGAACAGGTCCTGGACGATCGAGGTCAGCTGGGCGTTGGCCTGGTAGACCTGCTGATAGGTCTCCAGCAGCGCCAGCTCCTCGTCGAGATTGACGGTGGTGAGATTGGCCAGGCGATCCACCGCCGCGTCGTGGGCGTCGCCAGAGGTCTCGGCCTGGCTGGAGGCGGCCGAAATGGTGGTCGCGGCGGTCGACACGAACGCGGCGGCGTAGGTCAGAAGACTGGACTGACCGGCCGTGAGATTTCCCGCCGCCGCGAAGCTGGTCGACGCCGACAGGGCCGAGGCGATCGCGCTGGCCGCCCCCGCCCCGCCCGACGCGATGGCGACCTGGCCTGCCGCGAGGCTTCCAGAAACGTCCATCGTGGTGGTGGGAAAGCGCGACGCGTCGGTCGTCAGCGCGGCGGAGACGGCGATGTCCGTGGCGGACTCGCCCGTGAAGATGTCGTTGAAGCCGAAATAGGCCGAAAATCCCTGCCCGCCGATCGAGGCGTCGATGTCGGCCAGGGCGACGCCGTTGCTGGACGACGTGGCGGCGATCGTCAGCTTGCCCCCGGAAACCGAGGCGCTCAGTCCACTGATGGAATTCAGCCCCGCGACCAGATCATCGATCGTCGCATAGGCCGACAGGTCTATGTCCTGGGTCGACACCACCGCTCCGCTCGAGTTGGTCACCGCCACGCGCACCGAGCCGGTCGCGCCCAGAGCGTCGCCGCCCGACACGGCCGACGAACTGGTCAGACTGTTCGGGGCCGGCGCGGCCGAGCCGCTGTTGGCGGCCGTGTTGACCTGGTCGATCAGGGTCGAGGCCAACTGGTCCAAGGCGGCCTGCTCGCCGACCAGCGTGTCGTCGCGCAGCGTGATCAAGCCGCCCAGCTTGCCCGAGGTGATCGAGGTGGTGATGTCCTTGCCGTTGACCGTCACGCCGGCGATCGCGCCGGGATAGACCGCGTCGGCCGACAGGCTGCTGGAGGCGTCATAGGACAGCTTGGCCGCCGAGGCGCCCAGCAGCTGCTCGCCGCCGGAGGCGTAGACCATCACCCGATTGTCGGCCGTCTTGTAGGTCGAGACGCTCATCAGCGAGGACAGGGTGGTCACGGCCGCGGCCCGCCGGTCCTCCAGATCGCTGATGTCCCCGCCCGACGCGGTCGTGCTGACGATCTGGTCGTTCAGCGTCTTGATGGTGTCGAGCGTGCTGTTGATGGTGTCGACGGTCTCGCTGATCTCCAGATTGGCCTGGCTGCGCAGGGACTGGATATCGGCCGACAGGGACTGGATCGACGAGGCCAGGCCGCTGGCGGCCGAAACGGCCGAGGCCTTGGTCGCCGCCGTGCTCGACGAGGCCAGGTTGGTCAGGGCGGTCTGGAACGCGGTCAGCAGGCTGGAGACGTCGTCGCCGCCATCCACCGAGCCGAGGCTGGCGTCGTAGGACTGCAGATAGGTGTCGATGATCGCGTCCCGGCCATCGGCGGCGGCGGTCTTGTCGACGGTCCTGGCCAGATAGGCGTCCGCGGCGCGGGTCACCGTCGCGGACGACACCGCCAGGGTCTGGGTCGTCGCGGTCGTCGTGACGGTCTTGCGGCTGTAGCTGGCGTCGTCGGCGTTGGCGACGTTCGTCTGCGAGACGGCGATCTGATATTGGGCCGTCGTCAGGGCCGCGCCGGCCGAGGACAGGATCGACGTCAGCGACATGACCGCTAGCGCTCCCCGCGCCCGGCGCGTCCGCCATAGCCGTCGATCGCGCGAAGCCCGCGATTCATCGCCGTGATCTGGGCGCGCTGGACCTGCATCTCGCCGGACAGGCTCGCCGCCCGCCCCTCAAGCGCGCGACGCACGTCGTCGAGGTTCGACAGCATCAGCAGGCGCGCGTCGCCGGACAGTCCGTCCAGGGTTTCGGCGATGGACCGCGCCAGAGCGATGGCGTCCGCCACGGTCTCCACCACGGGCGTGCGCCCCTCGGCCTCGCGCGAGGCCTGCGCCCTGGCGGCGAGTTTCTCGAACGTCTCCATGGCTAGCGCACGGCCTGGATCAGGGAGTCGAACATGTCGCCGGCGGTGCTGACCACCTGGGAGGCGGCCGAATAGGCCTGCTGGGCGATGATCATCTTGTTGAACTCGGTGGCGATGTCGGTGGTCGAGCCTTCGAGGGCGCTGGCCACCAGCGAGCCGGCCCCGCCCTCGCCCGGCAGGTTCAGGTGGACCTGGCCCGCGGCGCTGTTCTCGTCATAGGTGGTGCCCGAGACCAGGGTCAGGCCGTTGGGGTTGCTGAAGGTCGCGATCGGGATCTGGTAGATCGCCAGGCTGATGCCGTTGTCGAAATTGGCGGTGACCAGGCCGTCGGAGTCGATGCTGATCCCCGACAGCTCGCCATACAGCGCGCCGTCCTGTTCGGTCTGGACGTCCTCGAGCCCGATGGTCGAGGAGGTCGAGGCGTATTGCGTCACCCCGTCCGTGCCGCCAACCTCGCCGATGTCCAGCGTGACCGCGCTATCGGCCGCGCCGCTGCTGAAACCCGTCACGGTGAAGTCGAGGGCCGGGGTCACCGAGCCCAGCGAGCCGTCGGTGTTGAAGACCACCGTGTACGGGCCGCCGCTGATCGTCCCCGACTGGGTCGTCCCGTCGGAGGTCAGCACCGGATCGGACAAGGTCAGCGTCCAGGTGTTGTCGGCCGTCTTGCTCCAGGTCTGGCCGACCGTGTGGCTGACGCCCAGCGAGTCGATCATCTGCATGCTGGTGGTCAGCGACGCGCCGACCTCGGCGTCGGCCGGGACGTTGGCGCTCATCTCGATCTGGGTGGTCGCCTTGGCCGTGCCGCCGATCGAGGACAGGTTGATGGCCGACAGACCCGTCAGGTCGTTGGTGTTCGAGGCCAGCACGTCGCCGTCGGCGTTCGTCGGCCACCCCATCAGGTAGAAGCCTTCGGTGTTGATCAGATAGCCGTCGGCGTTCGTCTCGAAGCTGCCGTTGCGGGTGTACATGTCCGCCGAGGCGGCGGCGGTCGGGTCGCTGGTGACGACGAAGAAGCCGGCGTCCTGGATGGCGACGTTGGTGGCGACGCTGGTCGAGGTGACCGTCCCCTGCACCGACATGGCCTGGCTCGACTTAGCGGTGACCGCGCTGGTCGAGGTGGCCGAACCCCTTCCCCCGCTGACCAGGGCCTGGAAGTAGACGTCGGTGGTCTTGTAGGCCGTGGTCGACGAGTTGGCGATGTTCTCGGAGATGGCCGACAGGGCGCGGCTCTGGGCGGTCAGGCCCGAAACGGCGGTCGACAGGGCGGCGGAAAGCGACATCGATCAGCTCCCCGAGGCCAGCAGCGAGACCTGGGTCAGCACGTTCGACATCGTGTCCGACATCGTCGTCAGCGTGTCGTTCATGTTGATCTGCTGCTCCAGCGACGAATAGGTCGCCAGCTGGCTGGTGAACTCGTTGGGATCGGTCGGATCCAGCGGGTTCTGGTTGGTCAGCTGGGTCATCAGCAACTGCAGGAAGTCGGTCGTGCCCAGCTTCAGCGAGCTGGACGAGGACGACGTCGCAGTGGTCGTCGTCGCGGCGCTGGTCGCGGAGGTGATGGCGGTCATCGGAGGCCTCGAGGGTTCCAGAGGTGCGACGCCTTGCCGGCGCCGATGACCTTTTGAACGGAGGCTCCCCGTCGGATGGGGCGCGGAAAATTTCGAAAATCGCCGACGAAAAAACACCGCCCCATCCGAGCGGCCCGCGCCGTTCAAGTCGTGAAGCCCGTCCGCGAAGAACCGCAGGCGACGCTTCCCGGTCGGGACTTTCCCCGCCCGGCTTCCGAAGAGAAGCGGATTAGAAAATGCCTGTTATCTCGACCAACACGGCGGCCAACACCGCCCTGCGCTATCTGAACAACAATTCGACGGCGCAGAGCGAATCCCTGGCCAAGCTGTCGAGCGGCTCGCGGATCGTGAGCGCGAAGGACGACGCCTCAGGCCTCGCCATCGCCACGTCCATGAACGCCGACATCACCGTGCTCAACCAAGCCGCCACCAACGTCACCAGCGGCACCTCGGTGCTGAACACGGCCGACGGCGCGCTGTCCAACATCGCCGACATCCTCCAGCGGATGAACTCCCTGACGGCCCAGGCCCAGTCGGGAAGCTCGAGCGTCGATGATCTCAGCTACATCGACGCCGAGTACCAGCAGCTGCTGGAAGAAGTCGACGACATCGCGACCACGACCAACTTCAACGGCGTGGCTCTTCTGGATGGGACCAGCGGCTACTCGACCGGCGTGGACTTCCTGGTCGGCACCGCCAGCACCGACACCATCACGGTGAAGCTGGACGGCGCCACCTCGACGGACCTCGGCATCAACGGCACCTCGATCACGGACGCGGCCTCGGCCGCTTCGAACATGGACCTCATCCAGACCGCCATCACGCAGGTCTCGGAAATGCGGGCCAATGTCGGCGCGACCCTGTCGCGGTTCGAGTTCCGGGGCGACGTGATCAGCACCTCGCTGGAGAACCTGCAGTCGGCCAAGTCGGCGATTTCGGACGTCGACATCGCGACCGAGCAGACCAACTTCACCAACTATCAGACGCTGACCAGCGCCGCGATTTCGGCCCTCTCGCAGGCCAACTCGATGAGCCAGTCGCTTCTGAAGCTGCTGCAGTAGTCGGCTCAACTGGCGGGAGGGCCTGACGGTTCTCCCGCCGCACTTTCGGCGCCCCCATGACCAGCACCAGCACGGTTTCGAGCAGCGGCTCGACCACCTATCTGACCGGCACGATCTCGGGCCTGGACACCGACGCGCTGATCGAGGCGGCGGTGAGCCAGAAGACCGCGCGCGCCGACACGCTCGACGCCAAGGTCACGGCCAACACGACGAAGATCAGCGCCTACCAGACGCTGCAAGGACTGCTGGACGACGTGACCAGCGCCATGTCGTCTCTAAAGTCGACGGCCTACAGCAGCCTGTCGACCAGCACGGGCAACGCGTTCGACGACAAGAGCGCCTATCTCACGGCCTCCGACGGGTCGGACGCCACGGACATCATCGCGGTCAGCGCCGACTCGGACGCGGTCGCGGCCAGCTATTCGGTGACCGTCACCCAGCTGGCCAAGGCGATGAAGGTCGCCTCCGACAGCCACGACACGACGACCGCGCTGGGCCAGAGCGGCGACTTCACGATCGGCGTAGCGGACGGAGCCTCGGCGACCATCTCGGTCACCGCGGACATGACGCTGTCGGACCTGGCCGACGCCATCAATGAACAGAGCGACGCGACCGGCGTCAGCGCCACCCTGCTGAAAGTCTCGAGCGGCGCCTACAAGCTGGTGCTGTCCGCCGCTGACACCAATGTCGACATCGAGGTCTCCGACGCCAGCGGCGCGGCCGCCGCCATCGGCCTGGTGGATGACAACGGCGACTTCGCCAATGTGCTCCAGGCGGCCCAGCCGGCCGTCGCCACCATCGACGGCGTCGAGATCACCAGCGACAGCAACCAGCTGACGGACACCATTCCGGGCCTGTCGATCTCGCTTCTCCAGACGACCGGGACCGACCAGACCGTGACCCTGGACATCGAGGCGGACTATTCGGACATCAAGACCGCGATCACCGCCTTCATCGACGCCTACAACGCCCTGCGCGACTTCGTGGACACCAATTCCGAGGTCGCCGCCGACGGGACCGTGGACGAGGACGCGGTGCTGTTCGCCGACTCCCTGCTGCGCGGCGTGACCAAGCAGCTGTCCGCCACCGTCGGCGGCAAGGCCGGCTCGGCCGCGGACGGGGTGGACAATCTCGCGGCGCTGGGCATTACGCTGAACGCCGAGAACCAGCTGGAGCTCTCCGACGAGACCACGCTGGACAACCTGCTGCTGTCGGATCTGGACAGCCTGCGGGGCTTCTTCGAAAGCAAGTTCACGACCAGCGACAGCGCGCTGAAGCTGCTGAAGAACGCCAGCACCGCCTCGTTCGACTTCACCCTGGACGTGACGGTGACCGACGGCTCCATCAGCGACGTGACCGTCGATGGCCAGAGCGGCCTGTTCACCGTTTCGGGCAGCCGCATCGTCGGCGCGGCCGGCACGATCTACGAAGGCCTGTCGTTCGCCCTGGTGACCCAGGCCAGCGCCTCGATCGACGTGACGCTGACCCAGGGCTTCGCGGACCTGATCACCACCCAGCTCGACGGCTACGCCAACGCGTCGACGGGTCTGATCCAAGGCGAGATCGAGCGCCTGAACGACTCCAACACCGCGCTCTCGGACAAGTCGACGGCGATCCGGGACAACGCCGAGACCTACAGGACCACGCTGATCGCCAAGTACTCGGCCATGGAGCAAGAGCTCTACGCCGCTCAGGTCCTGCAGGAACAGATCAAAGCCATACTAGGTAGCTCGAGCAACAGCGATGAATAGCAATCAAGCCATCCAGGCCTACCGGGCCTCAAAGCAGCTCAACGAAAATCCTCGTGACGTCCTCACGGCCGTTCATGAGGAGCTCTATAGCGCCATAGCGTCGGTAAAATATGCCTACGAGCAAAATAAGCTCGACCAAATGTGCGAGCGCCTCGCCAAGGCCGTACAGATACTCACCGTTCTTGCAACAACTTTGAATTTTTCCGCAGTGGGCGGAGATGGAGCGCACCTCCAGCGATATTACCTAAGGTTGCTGAACTTGCTAAATCGGAACGAAAAGGGCCTGAACCGATCCGTATCATATCAGGAGGCGATGGATTTATTGCGCCCCCTATGCCAAGAGTTTCGAAAAGTTCCGTAAGAACAATTCAATTCAATAACGCAAAATATCAAGGCGTTTCCGGCATGAATATTTGTGACTGGCACGTCGATTGCTTTGCCAAGTTCGACGAAAATCGCGAACTCGGGCCAAAGACATGCTCAATCAATTTGAGAAGGCGGATGAAAACGATCGCCGTTCTTGGTCGGACGAGACCTTGTTCGCCGCGGCGCGCGCCGGCGACGAACAGGCCTTCCGCATCCTGGTCGACCGGCACGCCCGCGTGGTGCGGCGACTGGCGCTCAGCATCCTGGGCGACGCCCACGAGGCCGAGGACATCGCGCAGGAAGCCTTCGTCGCCGCCTGGCGCGCCCGGGAGAACTGGACGCCCGACGCGCGCTTCACGACCTGGCTGCACCGGATCGCGGTCAACAAGGCCATCGACCGCTATCGCGCCCGTCGCGCCACGCCCGAGCCGGCCGAGGTCATCACGCGCCTGGCCGACGCCGCGCCCGCCGCCCCGGTCGAGGATCAGCAGCAGGCCCTGGAGCGTCGCGAGAGCGCCCGCTCATTGCGCGACTGCCTGCAACGCCTGCCGGCCAGCCAGCGCCAGGCGCTGACGCTCTACTATTTCGAAGACCTGGACGTCGCCAGAATAGCCGGCGTCCTCGACACCACGGAACAGGCCGTGCGCTCGCTCCTCAAGCGGGGTAAGCAGGCGTTGC
Coding sequences within:
- a CDS encoding flagellin; the encoded protein is MITRIGTFSHANALIAASLRTQAKLADQQTQESTGLKSTSFGGLGADAASLLRLSSQSTRLAADNAAAQSASAYVQSAYAAVGDIADLADTIKSQLAAQISGANLDADSLEAYARGWLDDLQTQLNSQVGGVYLFGGEAVDAAPVDFSSADYDPATAGNTGYYQGASAPRTFASVDGAKISLSVTAQAGGFEKLARALSMVIADPGDGDTLSAAFDLVGEAVSGVGSVQEGLGVQADQLASLISRNETKIDTLDDLASQLKGADLAQAAVLVTNYQTQLEALYSTIGALSSSSLLKYLG
- the flgK gene encoding flagellar hook-associated protein FlgK; protein product: MSLTSILSSAGAALTTAQYQIAVSQTNVANADDASYSRKTVTTTATTQTLAVSSATVTRAADAYLARTVDKTAAADGRDAIIDTYLQSYDASLGSVDGGDDVSSLLTAFQTALTNLASSSTAATKASAVSAASGLASSIQSLSADIQSLRSQANLEISETVDTINSTLDTIKTLNDQIVSTTASGGDISDLEDRRAAAVTTLSSLMSVSTYKTADNRVMVYASGGEQLLGASAAKLSYDASSSLSADAVYPGAIAGVTVNGKDITTSITSGKLGGLITLRDDTLVGEQAALDQLASTLIDQVNTAANSGSAAPAPNSLTSSSAVSGGDALGATGSVRVAVTNSSGAVVSTQDIDLSAYATIDDLVAGLNSISGLSASVSGGKLTIAATSSSNGVALADIDASIGGQGFSAYFGFNDIFTGESATDIAVSAALTTDASRFPTTTMDVSGSLAAGQVAIASGGAGAASAIASALSASTSFAAAGNLTAGQSSLLTYAAAFVSTAATTISAASSQAETSGDAHDAAVDRLANLTTVNLDEELALLETYQQVYQANAQLTSIVQDLFDVLMNMVN
- the flgE gene encoding flagellar hook protein FlgE; protein product: MSLSAALSTAVSGLTAQSRALSAISENIANSSTTAYKTTDVYFQALVSGGRGSATSTSAVTAKSSQAMSVQGTVTSTSVATNVAIQDAGFFVVTSDPTAAASADMYTRNGSFETNADGYLINTEGFYLMGWPTNADGDVLASNTNDLTGLSAINLSSIGGTAKATTQIEMSANVPADAEVGASLTTSMQMIDSLGVSHTVGQTWSKTADNTWTLTLSDPVLTSDGTTQSGTISGGPYTVVFNTDGSLGSVTPALDFTVTGFSSGAADSAVTLDIGEVGGTDGVTQYASTSSTIGLEDVQTEQDGALYGELSGISIDSDGLVTANFDNGISLAIYQIPIATFSNPNGLTLVSGTTYDENSAAGQVHLNLPGEGGAGSLVASALEGSTTDIATEFNKMIIAQQAYSAASQVVSTAGDMFDSLIQAVR
- a CDS encoding flagellar hook assembly protein FlgD, with amino-acid sequence MTAITSATSAATTTTATSSSSSSLKLGTTDFLQLLMTQLTNQNPLDPTDPNEFTSQLATYSSLEQQINMNDTLTTMSDTMSNVLTQVSLLASGS
- a CDS encoding flagellin; this encodes MPVISTNTAANTALRYLNNNSTAQSESLAKLSSGSRIVSAKDDASGLAIATSMNADITVLNQAATNVTSGTSVLNTADGALSNIADILQRMNSLTAQAQSGSSSVDDLSYIDAEYQQLLEEVDDIATTTNFNGVALLDGTSGYSTGVDFLVGTASTDTITVKLDGATSTDLGINGTSITDAASAASNMDLIQTAITQVSEMRANVGATLSRFEFRGDVISTSLENLQSAKSAISDVDIATEQTNFTNYQTLTSAAISALSQANSMSQSLLKLLQ
- the fliD gene encoding flagellar filament capping protein FliD; this translates as MTSTSTVSSSGSTTYLTGTISGLDTDALIEAAVSQKTARADTLDAKVTANTTKISAYQTLQGLLDDVTSAMSSLKSTAYSSLSTSTGNAFDDKSAYLTASDGSDATDIIAVSADSDAVAASYSVTVTQLAKAMKVASDSHDTTTALGQSGDFTIGVADGASATISVTADMTLSDLADAINEQSDATGVSATLLKVSSGAYKLVLSAADTNVDIEVSDASGAAAAIGLVDDNGDFANVLQAAQPAVATIDGVEITSDSNQLTDTIPGLSISLLQTTGTDQTVTLDIEADYSDIKTAITAFIDAYNALRDFVDTNSEVAADGTVDEDAVLFADSLLRGVTKQLSATVGGKAGSAADGVDNLAALGITLNAENQLELSDETTLDNLLLSDLDSLRGFFESKFTTSDSALKLLKNASTASFDFTLDVTVTDGSISDVTVDGQSGLFTVSGSRIVGAAGTIYEGLSFALVTQASASIDVTLTQGFADLITTQLDGYANASTGLIQGEIERLNDSNTALSDKSTAIRDNAETYRTTLIAKYSAMEQELYAAQVLQEQIKAILGSSSNSDE
- a CDS encoding flagellar protein FliS, with the protein product MNSNQAIQAYRASKQLNENPRDVLTAVHEELYSAIASVKYAYEQNKLDQMCERLAKAVQILTVLATTLNFSAVGGDGAHLQRYYLRLLNLLNRNEKGLNRSVSYQEAMDLLRPLCQEFRKVP
- a CDS encoding RNA polymerase sigma factor, which codes for MLNQFEKADENDRRSWSDETLFAAARAGDEQAFRILVDRHARVVRRLALSILGDAHEAEDIAQEAFVAAWRARENWTPDARFTTWLHRIAVNKAIDRYRARRATPEPAEVITRLADAAPAAPVEDQQQALERRESARSLRDCLQRLPASQRQALTLYYFEDLDVARIAGVLDTTEQAVRSLLKRGKQALRLLIQRQKSLAAHGSFGFSSAAVDTGR